Part of the Mycolicibacterium mageritense genome is shown below.
TGCCGTGACCTTCAACCACCATCTGTCCCTGATGCACGGCTGGGTCCCCACGACAGTGCAGGTCGTGACCGCCCTGGTGCTGATCGCGGCGATCGGCTGGCGCAGCCGGCGGTGGCGGTTGATCTGGCTCCCCTTCGCGGCAAGCATCGGCGGTGTGCTGGCCGCGGCCACCTACTGGTACATCGAGGCGCAGGGCCTGTCCGACACCAGCAACCCGGCGCCACGCTCGCTGTGGGTGTGGGTGGCGCTGACGGGTGCGGCGGTCGTGGTTCTCATCGCGGGCTGGCGCACCAGCCGGTGGTGGCGACGCGGGGTTTCGACGCTTGCGGTGCCGATGAGCCTGCTGTGCGCGGCCCTGGCGCTCAACCTGTGGGTCGGCTACTTCCCGTGGGTCCAGACGGCGTGGAGTCAGCTGACGGCGGGACCGCTGCCCGACCAGACCGACGAGGTGACGGTGACCGCGTGGAAGCGCGAGGGCACCATCCCGGCCCAGGGCACGGTGGTGCCCGTGGAGATTCCGAACACCGCATCGGGGTTCCGCCACCGGGGTGAATACGTCTATCTGCCACCCGCCTGGTTCGCGAGCAACCCCGCACCGAAACTGCCGACCGTCATGATGATCGGCGGAGAGTTCAACACCCCCGCCGACTGGATGCGGGCCGGCAATGTCGTCAAGACCATGGACGACTTCGCCCGTGCCCATGAGGGATACGCACCGGTGCTGGTGTTCGTCGACCCCGGCGGGGCCTTCAACAACGACACCGAATGCGTCAACGGACCCCGCGGAAACTCGGCCGACCACCTCACCAAAGACGTTGTGCCGTATATGGACGCCCACTACGGCGTGAGCCCGGCCGCGGCCAACTGGGGCATCGTGGGCTGGTCGATGGGCGGCACGTGCGCGGTCGACCTGGCTGTCATGCACCCCGAGCTGTTCAGCGCGTTCGTCGACATCGCAGGTGACGCCGGGCCGAACTCCGGCACCAAGGCTCAGACCGTCGACCGGCTGTTCGGCGGAAAGACCGCGGCGTGGGAGGCGTTCGACCCGGCAACCGTGATCACGCGGCACGGCCAGTACCAGGGCGTGGCGGGCTGGTTCGACGTGAACGACGCAACCGGGGTGACCAAGACCGCGACGAAGGTGAGCGACCAGTCCAAGGCCGCGGACGCGCTGTGCTCGCTCGGCTCCAAGCACGGCATCGCGTGTGCGGTGGTGAGCCAGCCCGGTACCCACGACTGGCCGTTCGCGTCGCACGCCTTCGCGGCCGCGCTGCCCTGGCTGGCGGGTGCCATCGGCACCCCGCAGGTGCCTGCGACGGGACTGCCGCAGTCGTCGACGTCGGCGACCATCGTCCAGACCGCCGCGAAATAGCGCGTCAGTAGTCGGATTCGGCCGCCAGGAGCTCGGCCAGGAAAGCGTCGTCGGAAGGTTCCGCGAGTCGCGCGCGGGCCAGCGCGCGCACGCGGGCACGGGTCTCGGCGGGCTCCCCCGCCCCGGCGCCCACCGTGAGTTCGGCCGCCGACCAGTCCGTGTTCCACGCCTGCGCCTCGAGCAGCGGCGTGCCGTCGGCGTCGAGAATCGGCAGCGTCGCGCGACCCGCCGCGTCGAACACGCCGGAGCCGTGCCACGAGCCGCACCGCAAGGTCGCCGCGATGCCCGCCGCCTGATCGGGACCGGAGAGTGCCGCCTGCACAACGGCATCGACCGCGTCGGCACCCGCGCGGACAGTCCAGTCCACGGTGTGCTCCGCGGCGTCGAAAACGCCCGGTGGCACCGCCGACCACCTGACCGAGGCGACCCCCGCGGCGATCGCCGACCGGTCGGCCGCCGCACCCGCACCGCCGGCTGCCGCCAACGCGTAGTCGTCGCGGCGTGCCGGTGTGCCCACCGTCACCGTCCATGGCAGCCCGATGTCGTCGGCGATGTTCCGGCACTTGTCAACCAGCTCGGTGATCCGCGGATCACCTTCGCGGGCAAGGCTGTCCAGCGTCGCCAGGTGCGGCGCCAGCAGGCCCGTCACGTCCGAATCGAACGTGTCGTCGGCGAAGAAGTCCTCGGCTCCCACCGTCAGCACCGCAAGCTCGGCATCGAGCACCGCGGGATCGAGCGCGGTGATGGCGTCGCGGACGCTGGCAGGCCACCAGCGTCGCAACCAATGCCCGAAGGCCAACCGCCGCAAGGAATCCGCCGAGCCGGGCAGCACGCTCACGCCCGGCACCTCGACCGGTTCGGCCGGATCCCGGTACTGCAATGCCTCGGCGAGCGCGACATGGCCGGCCTCGCCGATCACGCGCCACAGCCAGTCGGCCCGGCGATGGTCGGTGAAGGTGATCACCGGTGGCTCGCCGACCGGGGCGTCGACGATCCAGCTCAGCACGGCGCCACTGACCTCAAGCACCGCGGCGAGCGGTCCGGGTGCCGGCGCGGCACCCGTGGCCCACAATCCCGATTCGGCGGCCAATCTCATCCCGACACCTGCAATTCCAGCATGGCCTTGATGCGCTGCCGGTGGTCGAGGCTCACCGACCGCGCCACGCCTTCGAGCAGCGCCCGGACGTCGTCGACATCCTCGCAGGATTCCTGCCAGACGTCGCGGCCATGCAAGCGGGCCCACAGCCTGCTCAGGTAGGGACGCGCGAACACCGCCAAGTCGTCGACCACCTGTTGTTGGCGGGGATGGATCGCGGAGCCATCGGCGAGATAGCGGCGCGCGTGCAGCACATAGGCTTCCTTGGCCAGGCGGGCCTGGATCCGAGCCGTCAGCTCATGGCGCGGCCGCGCCGAAACCTCAAGCGGTTTCAGCTCGTTGGCCACCTCGACGCCGGTCAGCAGACCGGCTTGCTTGTCCTCGGTCAGCAAGCCCCACGGGGCGCAGGCCCGGTCGACCTCCTCGGCGCACAGCAGCGGCACATCGGGCAGTTCGTCACGGTCGAGTGCGCGCCGCAGGGTGGCTCGCACGCGGTCGACCACGCTGCGATCCAGCGGGCGATCACCGGCGGCGTTCCCGTCGATCGACGGCGGCGCTTGGGGCGTAATGGAACTCAGTCCGATCTCGACGATGGACCAGGGCAGGCCGGAATCGGCCAGCCGCGCCTTGGCGCCCAGGTTGTACGGCGTCGCATCGGCGATCAGCGCCGACCACACGCGCTGCCGGGCCATCTCGGCGCGGTGGCTGGGTGCGGGGCCGAGCACTGTCGCCAGCCCGGCGAAAAACGGTCCGGTGATGGCGTTCGTCGGCTGCACGTCGCGCCAGCTGCGTTCGAGCTGCCGCCGCAACCGCGTGATCACCTGCGGATCGCCCACATGCTCGTTGAGCACCTCGATCGCGGTGCGGTCGCGGCCGTGGTGGATCTCGCGCAGCACCGCGGCCGCGGCCTGCCGGCCGCCGGGCGGGCCCTGGGTCACGGCGAGCTCGAAACACACCGGGAAATAGAGTTCCTGCGCGTTGCCGGTGGTGATGCGTTGTGCCCGGCGCTCCTGTTTGAGGACGACGAACCACGCGGCCGCCGCCCGCAACTGCGCGGCCTGCCCGACGATCGTCTCGTACATCGCCGCGGCGACATCCGGACCGAGCACCGGCGCGGAGAACTGGGTGTTGCTGCGCAGCCGCAGAACCAGAGGGTCGATGATGCGTTTGACGGTGCGGCGCAGCGGCCCACCGTCATCACCGCTGAGCACCTCGACACCGGGACCGACAGCGCGCCAAGCCCGGTCGATCACGGCGCGGCGGGGTTGGTCCGCCTGCTGGTCCGAACGCGACCGGGCACCCGGCGCTGCTTCCGACCCGATGCTCATCGGCACCAGGATAGAGCCACGGGTCCAAAAGTTGGGTTCGGTAGCGCTGTGCGAGCCTGACCCTGGTGCGATGACCGACGCCCTGATGCTCACCGTTGTCTGCTTCATCTGCGGCGGTGCCGCAGGTGCCGTCCTGTCCGCGGCGCGCCGCCGACGATGCGCGCGGCCCGACGACGAGGCAACCGAGCGCCTCGTCACGATCGAGGAGTTGGTCGCAGAGTTCGACCACATGCTGATCCGCAAAGGGTTGATGACCAGTGCACAGCTGGCACTGATCCGGCACGGCACCCGGTCACGCGGCGTCGTCACGGGCATGCGGGCCACCGGGACGGCACGCGAGGACTATCGCGAGGTCGAGCTCGACCTCATGGTCACCAGGCCCGGCGGCGGCCAGTTCCCGGCGACCGAGACCGCGCTGATTCCGGCGTCTTCACTGGCGAAGGTTTCGCCCGGCAGCGTCATCGACGCGTACTACCGGCCCGGCGACGAAGGCACCATCGCGGTGTGCGTCTCGCCCTGCTGAGCGGCTCATCGCACACCGTCGACGGCGAAACTGGCCACCGCGGCCCAATGCAGGGGGCTTGCCGCACGATCGCCGTCCCGCCACCGCCGCATCTGGGCCCGCTGCCACCGGTTGACCGCGCGGCCCGCGTCGTCGCCACGGTGTGCCAGGTCGACACCGACGATGGTGTCCGCCATCAGATCGGCCTCGGCCGTCCCGAACATCCGGAACCCCGCTGTGGTCGGAAGCGACCACAGCGTCGCAGTGACCAACTGCGCGCCCCCCAGGATCATCGCGGCCACCAGTCCGGCCGCCTCGTCGAACCGGTAGTCACCGCCGGAAGCGCACGCCAGCAACGCAACCCGCGGCGGGATCGGCACCCCGGCCGAGATCACCTCGCCCGCGGTGAGCGGCCGGTCCTCGGCCAGATGCAACGCAGCGCGGTCGGCATGCCCGGCGTCGCCGTCGGCCGCGCTGGCATGACCGACGTAGAGCAACCGGGACGGCTCTTGTGCACACACCTCGGCCAGCCAGCGACGGTCGGTGTCGGTGCGCCGGAACAGTTCGACGGCGTCGGTCACTGCCGGAAGCACGCCCTCATCGATCAGGTTGCCGAAATGCCGAGACAGCACCGTGTCCGGCGACGGTCTGCCGAGCACCGAACCCAGCGGCGAATCCGGTCGCTGCCCCGGTATCCGCGGATCGAGCAGCAGCACCGGCGGATGATCGCGCCGGTCCTGCCAATCGGATACCTGGCGCGGTGCATGAACAATGTTGGGCGGCACCGCCATCAGCACGTCGACCAGCTCCATGAGGCGGAAACCGTGCGGTCCCGGCATGGCCAGCTGGCCCCACGGCACCCGGCCCAGCGACGGGCTCGGCGACACGAACAGCACAGGCCGCGGCGACTCGACACAGTCCGCCAGCAACTTCCAGCCGTCGGCGCCGATCAACTGGGCTCCGAGCAGCTGCGCAAGCTCGAATTCAGCCTTGGGGTCCGCGAATGCTCCTGTGGTCACGGCCCGTTCGATAGCCTCCGCAGGCGTTTCGGACCCGACCGGATCTGGCAACGCGGAGTTCAGTGCGGCCTCGACAGCCTGCAGGTTGGGTTCCTCGATCACCCAGGTGACCGAGCGTTCCGGTGCCCCTACAACGCGCAGGCTCGCATACGTCGCGATGCCGACTTCAGCCAACCGCAGCACCAGGGTATGCGTCATGGCCACGTCGCCCATTCCGCGCCGGGCGCAGTCACGTCACGACCGTAACGTTGTCGCGCCAGCTCCCGGTAGCGGCTCAGGATCGGCCCCGAACTCGGGTCCATCCGCAACGGAGGCAGCGGTCCGAGCCGGGTCAGCGCACCGTCGGCCAGGACCGGTGCCGCCGCGGCCGCGACGGCGAGTTGCGGTGCGAGTTCGGCTTCCACGGGCACCGCACCGGTGGCTGTGTCGGCCCAGTCGACGGACTGTGCCGGGCCCGCTTCGGCGGCCCCGTCGGTACTGAACGTGCCGCGCGCGCTGTGATATTCGATCAGCTCGCAGATCAGCTCCGTGTTGTCCGATTCCCAGGCCACCGCGAACGCGCCCGCCAGCAGCGGAGCCGATACGCTGTGCGCCCAGCGGGCTCGGGCTCCGGCGTCGGTGATCGTGTAGCGCACCGAATCCACCGCCAACGCAGCGGGCACTTTCAGGTCGGCGGCGCGATCGAGCTTGACCATCGCGCGGCGGTACTTGCGACTACCCGGGCGGCAGTTGTACCAACCGGTTCCCGCTGCGTGCCGGGCTTCGACCTGTTCCCAGCTCTGCCCGGGTTTACCGAGCCCGTCGAACCCCATCTCCGCGAGCGCATCGGCCCGCCAGATGTTGCCGAGGTGTGCGTCGAGCCGGGCATACTGCAGCCAGCTGTGCCGCGGCGAGGCGTCCAGGAGCTTTCTGGCCTCGTCCACCATCGCGATCGCGTCGTCGAACAGGCCGCGAAAAAGGGCTATCCAGCTGCGCTGCAGCAGAATCCGGTGGATGTAGAGAGGTCGCTCGATCTCGCGCCAATGCCTCTCGGCATGTTCCCAGCATTGATCGGCCTCGCGCAGCCTGCCGATACCCAACCGGATCAGCCCGAAATACAGCCAGCTTCGTGAAACATCGTGCGCGCGAGCATGTTCGGCGATCACCGGGTAGGCCTCGGTGACCAGATCCTGGGTTTCGGCGTACGCGCCCCCCGACCAGCAGGCAGCGGCCTGTTCCAGCTGCGCACGGGCGGACGCGAGTCGCCAGCCCCTGGCCTGCGCGCGGGCACCGGCCCGATGCAACCACGGCGCGGCCTCATCGAGTCGCCCCGACTCGATGCAGAACCGGCTGTAGCCGAGTGCGCCGGCAACGAACAGGTAATCGGTCTCGGCGTCGCCGGTTCCCGGCGCGACGTAGCCCTCGAGGACGTCGAGCACCTCGGACCACAGCGGGACCGACGCGGCGTAGAGATCGTCGTCGCAGAGCGCTGTGGCGAGCAGGATCCTGGTGTGGCAGGTCAGATTGCGGTGTTCGTCGGCCAGATCCCGGAAATCCCCTGCCGTCGCGATCAGTGCCGCGAGATGCGCTGCGGCACTGTCATGATCGCCACGCGCCGCGGCCAGTCCTGCTTCGAGGAACTCCGCCCGTCGGTTGTACCGGCAGATCATGTGGTCGACCTCGGCGTCGGACATGCTGACCTGTCCGGCCAGATCTGGTCGTTGACCCGCACGGACGGCGGTGTAGATCGCCAGGCAGTCCCGGATGCGGGAAATGCTTTCCACCACACCGTCATACGCAGTGCGCACCAGGTAGATCTCGCCGAGTTGGGCGAACACCTCGAGCGCATAGTCGTCGCGGTCGGCCTGCTCGATCACGGGCAGCAGCGACACCAGCAATTCCCGGGCCGAATCTTCATCGGCCGCGAGCGCGAGCTGACGGGCGCGATGCAGATCCCCGACTATGGTCACCTTTTGCACCATACAAAAGGGGCGGGCGTGCCCGGCACCGGGCACGCCCGCCATGTCGGGACGCTCAGCTGCAGGTCACCGTGATGGTGAACGGCTTGTTGATCATCCCGGCCATCGGGTTCTTCATGTCGGCTCCAGAGGCCTCACCGGTGATGGTGTAGGTGTCTCCGTCCACCTTGACCTCGGCGGAACCGACCTTCACGCCCATGTTCTCGCTGACCGCGAGTGCGCTGCCGTCATACACCAGGCCCAGCGACTCGACCTTGGGGGTGGCCTCGTCGGTCATCACCACGCCGAGACCCTGCTGGCCACCGATCGCGGCACTGGCGACGTTGATCTTGCCGGCCTGCTTGACACAGGTGACCGAGTTGAGGTCGAGACCGGCCAGGTCGGAGCCGCCGACCTTGACCTCGGTCTTGCCGCCCGTGCTGACCTGCGATGCACCGCTCGACGCGGCGGGCTTGTCGGAGGGCTGGTCTGCCGGCTTGTCGTTCGAGCAGCCCACCAGCACCGCGCCGGTCGCGAGCAGTCCCATTGTGGCCGCGATAACCCGATTCTTCGTCATTGCGTCTTCCCCTTCGTTTCGCGTCGCCCCGATGGCTCCGTCGTGTCACGAAGTCTTGGCGGCACGGAGCGCTACCGATCCCAAGAAATGTCGGTTGTCGCAGGTAACGTGGGGTACGTGACGAACGACCCAGCCCAGCCCGGAACGCCCGAAGAGCGCGCAGCGGCCGAGGAGGACGCCGCGGTCGAGGGCGAGGTCGTCCCGCCCGCCCCGGCGCCCGGACCGCTCTCGGAACCTGCCGACACCGGCTACACCGCGGCAGGCGTACCGACGTTCGACTCGGTGCGCGAGAAGATCGAGACCCGCTACGGCACCGCGATCGGTGCCCACGAGCTGGCAGCCGAAACGCCCGAAGGGCGCTCGGTCGAGGAGCAGTACGAGAAGCGGCAGGAGGCGGCGGCCGAACGGCTGCGCCAGATCCGCGAATCCATGCGCGAGCAGGGCGACGCCTGATCCGTGCGGTCGTTCACCCTCGCGGAGCGGCGTGCCAGGCTGGCCCGGCGGCACTTCCTGAACGGCCCGGCCGTCTCCGTCGCCGACGCCACAGCGGCCTTCGTCGGCCTGCACGCCACCGATCCGTCGACCCCGTACCTGTCACTGTGGGCACGCCTGCCGGACTTCTCGGTCACCGATCTGGACGCGGCTCTCTACGAAAAACGCTCGCTGGTCAAGCATCTCGCGATGCGGCGCACCCTGTGGGTGGTGCCCAGCTGCGATCTGCCGCTGATCCAGGCCGCGGCCAGCGACCGCGTCGCGGCCAACGAGACCCGAAAGCTGACCGCGGACGCACAGAAGGCCGGCCTCGGCGCCGAGTGGCTCGACACCGCGAGCGCGGCCGTGCTGACGTACCTGGCCGAGCACGGCCCGACGGGCGCGGCGCAGCTGCGTGCCGCGCTGCCTGAGCTGGCCGGGCGCCACGACCCCGCACCGGGCAAGCCCTGGGGCGGGGAAACTCCTTTGGCGCCACGAGTTTTGACGGTGCTGGGCGTACGCGGGGACATCGTCCGCGGCCCCAACGAGGGCAGCTGGACCACGTCGCGGCCACGGTGGGCGGCAATGACCGACTGGATCGAACCCGGCGACCCGCCGACGCTCGAGGTGGCGCGGGCCGAGTTGGTGCGCACGTGGCTGCGCACGTTCGGGCCGGCGACCGTCACCGACATCAAATGGTGGTTCGGCAACACCCTGACCTGGGCGCGGCATGCCCTGCGTGACGTCGGCGCGGTCGAGGTGGACCTGGCCGGCGTGACCGGGTACGCGTTGGCCGACGATCTCGAAGTCGAGCCGGACGTCGAGCCGTGGGCGGCGCTACTGCCGGGGCTCGACGTCACCACCATGGGTTGGTTCGACCGGGACTGGTATCTCGGTGCGCACCGCGGCCAGGCGTTCGACTCCAACGGCAACGCGGGGCCGACGGCGTGGTGGAACGGCCGCGTTGTCGGAGGCTGGGCCCAGGATGCCGACGGCCGGGTCGAACTGCGCCTGCTCGAAGACATCGGGCGCGAAGGCAACCGCGCGTTGCGGCGCCGCGCCGAGGCCCTCACCGAATGGTTGGCCGGCGCACGCGTCAGACCGCGCTTTCCGTCGCCGCTGACGAAAGGCTGACGGATCGTGCGATCCACCGGCTGGACGCTGCCGATTCTGGTCACCTTTGCACTCACCGGCATGATGTACGGGGCGACCGTCCCGGGCGAACAACCCGCCGTCTTCGACATCTCTGCGCTGCTGCTCATGGCACTGACGCTCGCCTGGTTGGTGGCCGTCGTCCGTCAGCTGACAGTATCGGGCGAACACCGCAACTGGTTTGCCCTGGTGGCCTCGCCCGCGCTGGTGCTGACGGCCCTGCTCCTCATCCACGCCGGGGTTCCGCTGCAATTGCGTTGGTATACAGCAGAACCCGCCTTTACCCAGGCACTGCAGGCGTTCGAGAGGGATCCGGCTTTCGGGAGAAATCCGGGTCAGATCTCCGGCTACCCGATCGAATACATCACCCGGCGAGCCGACAATTTCGTCGACTTCACCTACCGCAATGACCAGAACGGCTGGGACGGCATCACCTACAGCGCCGACGGCAGCGAACCACGCACTGTGCACCATTCTGCCGGGAACTACGTCATCCACTGGGCGCAGCGGCTCGGTGCGCACTGGTTCGCGTTCGAGGGCTACCAGACCGTGAGCTAACGGCGGGTGCGCTCCACCCTGGTTTCGTCCCACACCGGGTCCGGCGACTCGTAGACGAAGCCGTCGGCCCCGAACACCAGGAACCGGTCGAACGACCGCGCGAACCAGCGGTCGTGCGTCACGGCGACCACAGTCCCCTGGTACGCGGCGAGCCCGTACTGCAGCGCTTCGGCGCTGGCGAGGTCGAGGTTGTCGGTCGGCTCGTCGAGCAGCAGCAGTGTGGCGCCACCGAGTTCGAGCAGCAGGATCTGTAAGCGTGCCTGCTGGCCTCCCGAGAGGGTCTCGAACGGCTGCTCGGCGCAGGCCTGCAGCTCGTAGCGGGCCAACGCGCTCATCGCGTCGGTCCGGAGCCTGGCGTGCTCGACCATCACGATCTCGCACGGCGTGCGGCCGACGAGATCGGGCCGCGCGTGCGTTTGGGCGAACAAGCCCGGCGCCACCCTGGCACCCAGCCGCGCGACCCCGCTGTGCGCGACGGGCTCGGCGGTGAGCGCACCACGGGGCAACTCGTCGGCCACGGCCGTCAGCAGTCGCAGGAAGTGTGATTTGCCGGATCCGTTGGAGCCCAGCACCGCGACGCGCTCACCGTAGGAGATCTCCAGATCGAACGGCTGCATCAGACCGGTCAATTCGAGGTTCTCGCAGATCACTGCGCGCCTGCCGGTGCGGCCGCCCCGCAGCCGCATCTTGATGTCCTGGTCACGCGGCGGCACCTCGGGTGGACCCGCCTCCTCGAACTTGCGCAGCCGGGTCAACGCGGCCTGGTACCGGGACGACATGCCGTCGTTGTAGGCGGCCTTCTGGCGCAGCTCGACCACAAGGGTCTTGAGCTTGGCGTGCTCCTCGTCCCAGCGCCGCCGCAGCTCTTCCAGGCGTTCGTTGCGGTCGCGGCGGGCCTGGGCATACGTTTCGAACCGGCCGCCGTGAATCCAGACGTGCCGGGCCTCGACCGTAACGATGCGTTCTGCCGTCCGGTTGAGCAGCTCACGGTCGTGACTGACCATGACGACGGTCTTGGTGGTCTCCCCCAGCCGCTCCTCCAGCCACTGCTTGCCCGGAACATCGAGATAGTTGTCCGGCTCGTCCAGCAGCAACACTTCGTCGGGGCCCCGCAGCAGCGCCTCGAGCACCAACCGCTTCTGTTCGCCGCCGGACAGGGTGTTCACCAGGCGCCACCGACAGGATTCGTACGGCATCCCGAGCGCAGCGATACAGCAGGCGTCCCAAAGGATTTCGGCGTCGTAGCCGCCTGCGTCGCCCCAGCCGGCGAGCGCGTTGGCGTAGCGGAGCTGGCTGGGTTCGTCATCGCGTTCCATCAGGGCCAGCTCGGCCGCGTCGACATCGGCCGCAGCCGCGCGCAGACGAGGCGGCGCCACCGACAGCAGCAGTTCGTGGACCGATGTGGAATCACGGATGCCGCCGATGAACTGGCGCATCACCCCCAGGCCACCGCTGTACGCGACCGTGCCTTCCTGCGGCACCAGGTCGCCGGAGATCAACCGCAGCAGCGTGGTCTTGCCCGCCCCGTTGGGGCCGACGAGCGCCGCCGTGACGCCGTCGGCGATCCGGAACGAGACGTCGTCGAGCAGCTGCCGGCCATCCGGCAGCGTGTGGCTGATGTGTGCGACCTCAACGTGGCCCATGGGGCCAGTCTCGAAAACCACACCGGCCGCGTGCAACCGGATTTTCGGGTCAGGCGCTCACCTTGCGGCGTTTACGCCGCGGTGCAGGCACATCGAGCAGCTCGGCGAGGAACTTGCCGGTGTAGCTGTCCGGGTCGGCCGCCACGTCCTCCGGTGTGCCCGACGCGACGACCGTGCCACCGCCGGCACCGCCCTCGGGGCCCATGTCGACGATCCAGTCCGAGGTCTTGATCACGTCGAGGTTGTGCTCGATGACGATCACCGTATTGCCCTTGTCGACAAGGCCGTTGATCACCTTGAGCAGCTTGCGGATGTCCTCGAAGTGCAGGCCGGTGGTCGGCTCGTCCAGGATGTACACCGTGCGGCCGGTCGAGCGCTTCTGCAGTTCGGCGGCCAGCTTGACGCGTTGGGCCTCGCCGCCGGATAGCGTCGGGGCGGGCTGGCCGAGCCGCACGTAGCCCAGCCCGACGTCGACCAGCGTCTTGAGGTAGCGGTGGATCGACGAGATCGGCTCGAAGAACTCGGTCGCGTCCTCGATGGACATGTCGAGCACTTCGGAGATGGTCTTGCCCTTGTAGTGCACTTCGAGCGTTTCCCGGTTGTACCGGGCACCGTGGCATACCTCGCACGGCACGTACACGTCGGGCAGGAAGTTCATCTCGATCTTGATGGTGCCGTCACCCGAGCAGGCCTCGCAGCGGCCGCCCTTGACGTTGAACGAGAACCGGCCGGGTTGGTAGCCGCGGACCTTGGCCTCGGTGGTGGCCGCGAACAGCGAGCGGATCTTGTCGAACACGCCGGTGTAGGTGGCCGGGTTGGACCGCGGAGTGCGGCCGATCGGCGACTGGTCGACACGCACCAACTTGTCGAGCTGATCGAGACCGTTGACCCGGGTGTGCCGGCCGGGCACCTGACGCGCGCCGTTGAGCTTGTTGGCCAGCACCGAAGCCAGGATGTCGTTCACGAGCGTCGACTTGCCCGACCCGGACACCCCGGTGACCGAGGTCAGCACACCGAGCGGGAACGCCACGTCGATCTCTTTGAGGTTGTTCTCCCTGGCTCCGACCACCGTGATCTGGCGGCGCTTGTCCGCGGGCCGCCGGATGGCCGGCACCTCGATGCTCTCCTTACCGGAAAGGTAAGCGCCGGTGAGGGATTCGGGATTGCGCAGCAGCTCGTCGTAGGTGCCGCTGTGCACGATGCGGCCACCGTGCTCGCCTGCGGCCGGGCCGATGTCGACGACCCAGTCGGCATGCGCGATGGTGTCGAGATCGTGCTCGACGACGATGAGCGTGTTGCCGAGGTCGCGCAGCCGCACCAGGGTGTCGATGAGCCTGCGGTTGTCGCGCTGATGAAGGCCGATGGACGGTTCGTCGAGCACGTAGAGCACCCCGACCAGACCCGAGCCGATCTGCGTGGCCAGCCGGATGCGTTGCGCCTCACCACCGGACAGTGTGGCCGCGGCCCGTGACAGGGACAGGTAGTCCAGCCCGACGTCGAGCAGGAAGCCCAGCCGCGACTGG
Proteins encoded:
- the uvrA gene encoding excinuclease ABC subunit UvrA encodes the protein MADRLIVKGAREHNLRGVDLDLPRDALIVFTGLSGSGKSSLAFDTIFAEGQRRYVESLSAYARQFLGQMDKPDVDFIEGLSPAVSIDQKSTNRNPRSTVGTITEVYDYLRLLYARAGTPHCPVCGERIARQTPQQIVDQVLAMDEGLRFQVLAPVVRTRKGEFVDLFDKLNTQGYSRVRVDGVVHSLTDPPKLKKQEKHDIEVVVDRLTVKASAKQRLTDSVETALNLADGIVVLEFVDREDDHPHREQRFSEKLACPNGHPLAVDDLEPRSFSFNSPYGACPECTGLGVRKEVDPDLVVPDPELTLAEGAVAPWAVGQSAEYFTRMLSGLGDQMGFDVDTPWKKLPAKARKAILEGSDHQVHVRYKNRYGRTRSYYADFEGVMAFLQRRMEQTDSEQMKERYEGFMRDIPCPECNGTRLKPEILAVTMAAGDYGAKSIAQVAELSIADCADFLNALTLGHREQAIAGQVLKEIQSRLGFLLDVGLDYLSLSRAAATLSGGEAQRIRLATQIGSGLVGVLYVLDEPSIGLHQRDNRRLIDTLVRLRDLGNTLIVVEHDLDTIAHADWVVDIGPAAGEHGGRIVHSGTYDELLRNPESLTGAYLSGKESIEVPAIRRPADKRRQITVVGARENNLKEIDVAFPLGVLTSVTGVSGSGKSTLVNDILASVLANKLNGARQVPGRHTRVNGLDQLDKLVRVDQSPIGRTPRSNPATYTGVFDKIRSLFAATTEAKVRGYQPGRFSFNVKGGRCEACSGDGTIKIEMNFLPDVYVPCEVCHGARYNRETLEVHYKGKTISEVLDMSIEDATEFFEPISSIHRYLKTLVDVGLGYVRLGQPAPTLSGGEAQRVKLAAELQKRSTGRTVYILDEPTTGLHFEDIRKLLKVINGLVDKGNTVIVIEHNLDVIKTSDWIVDMGPEGGAGGGTVVASGTPEDVAADPDSYTGKFLAELLDVPAPRRKRRKVSA